One part of the Marinobacterium rhizophilum genome encodes these proteins:
- the dctP gene encoding TRAP transporter substrate-binding protein DctP, producing MKKFGATAGAIVLALSAVTTADAQTRLVVQGSANAGDFVQTFYESWAGKFNAMTGDKGPKLEVLPFQAIVPYRETIDATAAGLIAGDMSSISYFSGRDPAFAILGDLVAAYDTPEQATMFCLNGGGKEVLQKVYDKLNPGKLHVVGCGTFTKEALVASKPIYGLADLKGVKMRAPEGLAADLFARVGASPVSLPYSEVFTSIETGLIEAADASSYASNKSAGLHKVATYPLYPGIHSMAMNQLVISKDQWDKLTPGEQTTLEVWYAAMITSLGRASDLEDRLEVAEDKAAGKLTIIDWPQKDRDAFRVAAKDVWEEAAKKSDLAAEALEAHLTFMKNIGLAN from the coding sequence ATGAAAAAATTTGGAGCTACAGCCGGGGCAATCGTCTTAGCGCTCTCTGCCGTTACTACAGCCGATGCCCAGACTCGCTTGGTCGTTCAAGGTTCAGCAAATGCCGGTGATTTTGTTCAAACGTTTTATGAGTCTTGGGCAGGCAAATTCAATGCTATGACTGGAGACAAAGGGCCAAAATTGGAGGTTTTACCTTTCCAAGCTATCGTCCCCTACCGTGAAACCATCGATGCCACAGCAGCAGGATTGATTGCTGGCGATATGAGTTCAATTTCCTATTTTTCAGGACGAGACCCCGCTTTCGCAATACTAGGCGACCTCGTAGCAGCCTACGACACTCCAGAGCAAGCCACAATGTTCTGTCTGAATGGAGGAGGCAAAGAGGTGCTTCAAAAAGTCTACGATAAGCTGAACCCGGGTAAACTTCATGTCGTAGGATGTGGAACTTTTACCAAGGAAGCTTTGGTTGCATCTAAGCCTATCTACGGCTTGGCTGATCTCAAAGGCGTCAAGATGCGTGCTCCTGAAGGCCTTGCGGCTGACCTCTTTGCACGCGTAGGAGCTTCGCCTGTTTCACTACCCTATTCGGAGGTTTTCACTTCTATAGAAACAGGGTTGATTGAGGCAGCAGATGCGTCATCGTATGCCTCTAATAAGTCAGCAGGTCTACACAAAGTAGCTACGTACCCGCTCTATCCGGGAATACATTCCATGGCTATGAACCAGCTTGTGATCAGCAAAGACCAATGGGACAAGCTTACACCTGGCGAACAAACAACACTGGAGGTTTGGTACGCAGCGATGATTACGTCCTTGGGACGCGCCTCTGACCTTGAAGACCGACTCGAAGTGGCCGAAGACAAGGCAGCCGGCAAACTGACCATCATCGACTGGCCACAGAAAGATCGGGACGCATTCCGCGTTGCTGCAAAGGACGTATGGGAAGAAGCCGCGAAAAAATCTGACTTAGCTGCAGAGGCTCTGGAAGCCCATCTCACTTTCATGAAAAATATTGGCTTGGCTAACTAA
- a CDS encoding TRAP transporter large permease subunit: MLSIARTKQASKTPKLKSSLSDAFQDSGGLMDRVSRLTGLVVAQFYLVCVVATVWEVVARYLLNAPTSWAFEMVIIFCSSAWLISSGYVTLHKRHIGITIINDIVDIRSRWFFEAFGMAIGIIALTVLLDDSMMRALIAIDIVERSGSTFNSPQPTILKTALSIGTFIYLSQLIVNFRNHFSSQVSQAVVVLLGALIYLRIGSNIVAHYQLDIPAINLVNSLYESFTSFINPQELLNVRSYDLGVVTACMVGALFILMLTGMPLGIVTLFVSIVTALLFFGPSGLFIVSSNAFGLLEQYALVAVPLFVLMATILERAGLARDLFDGMSIFAGNLRGGVAVQTTVVAVVLAAMSGVMGGEIVMLGLVALPQMLRLGYDSKLAIGVICAAGSLATLIPPSIVMIVFGLSASVPIGDLFLGGLLPGLMLASMYSVYVLIRCKINPTMAPTAEEVAKLTGKDASLTKAQKIAVSMCVALVSGVMGSIYAGIASVTEAAGVGVIGACVIAAVRHEFNWGMLQKSLVSTMSSVGTIFWLVIGAVAFVGIYNLIGGAAYMRSLFSDLGLPPILLILIMMVVLAVLGTFMEWIAITFLTVPVFAPVIRDIAPQLGMEPESAVLWFGVLFVMNVQISFLSPPFGPACFWLKSVAPPQISLQHIFRGVLPFIGLQFMGIMAVLFIPDIALLLPKLLG, from the coding sequence ATGTTATCAATAGCAAGAACAAAGCAAGCATCCAAGACACCTAAGCTTAAAAGCTCACTTTCGGATGCCTTCCAAGATAGCGGAGGACTAATGGATCGAGTAAGTCGGCTTACGGGACTTGTTGTAGCGCAATTTTATTTGGTATGTGTAGTCGCTACAGTTTGGGAGGTAGTAGCGCGCTATCTTTTGAATGCTCCAACGAGTTGGGCTTTCGAGATGGTCATAATATTTTGTTCATCGGCTTGGTTGATTTCTAGCGGGTATGTGACCCTGCATAAGCGCCATATTGGAATCACAATTATTAACGACATTGTTGATATTCGATCACGCTGGTTTTTCGAAGCATTTGGCATGGCTATAGGGATTATTGCCTTAACTGTCCTTCTTGATGATAGTATGATGCGGGCGCTTATAGCTATTGATATCGTTGAACGGAGCGGAAGTACCTTTAACTCTCCTCAGCCAACCATTCTTAAAACAGCGCTATCAATTGGGACTTTTATTTACCTTTCCCAGTTGATAGTGAACTTTAGAAATCACTTCAGTAGTCAGGTTTCTCAAGCAGTCGTTGTGCTGTTGGGAGCACTGATATACCTACGAATTGGATCTAATATCGTCGCTCACTATCAGCTTGACATACCGGCTATCAACCTAGTGAACTCACTTTATGAATCATTTACCAGCTTCATTAACCCTCAAGAATTATTGAATGTTCGGTCGTATGATTTGGGTGTCGTCACTGCCTGTATGGTCGGGGCTTTATTTATACTAATGTTGACAGGAATGCCTTTAGGGATTGTGACCTTGTTCGTCTCTATCGTTACGGCATTACTTTTCTTTGGTCCATCTGGGCTTTTCATCGTTTCCTCAAATGCTTTTGGACTGCTTGAACAGTATGCTTTGGTTGCTGTTCCCCTTTTTGTGCTCATGGCGACTATACTTGAACGTGCCGGGTTAGCACGTGATCTTTTTGATGGCATGTCTATTTTTGCGGGGAATCTACGTGGAGGGGTCGCTGTTCAGACAACCGTTGTAGCTGTGGTTTTGGCTGCGATGTCAGGTGTTATGGGTGGCGAAATCGTAATGCTTGGCCTTGTTGCTTTGCCTCAAATGTTGCGATTGGGCTACGATAGTAAATTGGCCATTGGTGTTATCTGTGCTGCTGGATCACTAGCAACTCTTATTCCTCCGTCTATCGTGATGATTGTATTTGGACTATCAGCAAGTGTGCCAATTGGTGACCTTTTCTTGGGAGGACTGTTACCGGGACTAATGTTGGCATCCATGTATTCGGTCTATGTACTAATTCGCTGTAAGATTAACCCCACGATGGCACCAACCGCAGAGGAAGTGGCTAAGCTTACTGGTAAAGATGCTAGCTTAACGAAAGCACAGAAGATTGCAGTCAGCATGTGTGTGGCCTTAGTTTCTGGAGTAATGGGGTCGATATACGCAGGAATCGCATCTGTCACTGAAGCTGCCGGAGTGGGTGTGATCGGTGCATGCGTAATTGCAGCCGTACGTCATGAATTCAATTGGGGTATGTTACAAAAGAGCCTTGTTTCAACGATGTCGAGTGTGGGCACCATTTTCTGGTTGGTAATTGGTGCAGTTGCCTTTGTTGGAATTTATAATTTGATTGGCGGTGCAGCTTACATGCGTAGCTTGTTTTCAGATCTCGGGCTGCCGCCTATCTTATTGATTTTGATCATGATGGTGGTTCTTGCAGTGCTTGGAACCTTCATGGAGTGGATTGCGATCACGTTTCTGACAGTACCCGTGTTTGCGCCAGTTATTAGAGATATAGCACCTCAATTAGGAATGGAACCTGAGTCAGCTGTATTGTGGTTTGGCGTGCTTTTCGTAATGAACGTCCAAATTTCTTTTCTATCTCCTCCTTTTGGTCCTGCTTGCTTTTGGCTTAAATCAGTAGCACCGCCACAGATTTCCTTACAGCATATATTCAGAGGGGTTCTTCCTTTTATTGGCTTACAGTTTATGGGTATTATGGCTGTTCTATTTATACCAGATATTGCGTTACTATTACCAAAACTTCTTGGGTAA
- a CDS encoding molybdopterin-dependent oxidoreductase, translated as MIKKITSSHWGTGVAEVENGQLVGVKAHPLDPDPSRINENYLDSIDGPARILRPAVRKGYLESGPVRGGNKRGKEAFVEVSWETAIELAARALDSTRKNHGNESIFGGSYGWGSAGRFHHAQSQLKRFLNCAGGFVRSEGNYSFNAAIVLMPYIIGEFSTMTKNSTRLSTIAKHGDLVVMFGGMPLKSAQIGPGGIARHRLKDELIACRRAGVQFVNFSPLKNDAPKEVEAEWLAPIPGSDTAIILGLSHTLLVNNLYDQCFIDRYTVGFDKVKAYLLGLEDGTPKSAEWACRQSNIPAEKIRKLAKKMASSRTFITTAAGVQRGEHGEQPLWATVTLASMLGQIGLPGGGFGIAYASDGSIGLMDRPIQWPSFPQERNAVDSFIPVATIADMLLHPGEKYDYNGNKLTFPDIRLIWWAGGNPFHHHQDINRLIKAFQQPETIIVNEINWTATARHADIVFPVTTTLERTDIGGGQRDNALIPMPKIIDPIGQARDEYDIFTSIAKYLGFEREFTQGKSSHEWLQEMWSNICQSACKDNVKLPDLSEFLEGDVIEFTDPAPDSILFSSFRQDPERHQLMTPSGKIELYCEKIASFEYKDCPGQATWIPPTEWLNSNLAETYPFHLISGQPKARLHSQLDSGAYSQSQKIQGREPILIHPDNAAGLNVKDGDIVTVFNARGSCLAGVVVTDGIRLNTVYLCTGAWYDPADPMQESTLDKHGNPNMLTHDRRTSRLSQSTAAHSALVNIKKYIGDLPPITAYQPPLQGHLEKPRRPAVPLSKIDNV; from the coding sequence ATGATTAAAAAAATCACCTCCAGCCACTGGGGCACTGGAGTCGCCGAGGTAGAAAATGGGCAGTTGGTCGGCGTTAAAGCGCATCCTCTAGATCCTGATCCATCACGTATCAACGAAAATTATCTCGATTCGATAGACGGTCCAGCCCGGATACTTCGCCCGGCTGTTCGAAAAGGATATCTTGAAAGTGGCCCTGTGCGAGGGGGAAACAAAAGAGGTAAAGAAGCCTTTGTAGAAGTTTCATGGGAAACAGCGATCGAACTAGCTGCCAGAGCACTAGATTCCACCCGAAAAAATCATGGAAACGAATCGATCTTTGGCGGCTCTTACGGCTGGGGCAGCGCTGGTAGATTCCATCACGCGCAAAGCCAACTTAAAAGATTTTTAAATTGTGCTGGTGGGTTTGTAAGAAGCGAAGGAAATTATAGTTTTAACGCTGCCATTGTATTAATGCCATACATTATCGGCGAATTTTCTACTATGACAAAAAATTCGACTCGCCTTTCAACCATCGCAAAACATGGAGATCTGGTGGTTATGTTTGGTGGTATGCCGCTGAAGAGTGCACAGATCGGTCCGGGAGGAATTGCACGACACCGTTTAAAAGATGAGCTTATTGCCTGCCGTAGAGCTGGCGTGCAATTTGTTAACTTCAGTCCTTTGAAAAATGACGCACCAAAAGAGGTCGAAGCCGAATGGCTTGCCCCCATACCTGGCTCGGATACTGCGATCATACTAGGTCTTTCTCATACACTACTTGTTAATAATCTCTATGATCAGTGCTTTATTGACCGATATACGGTGGGTTTCGACAAGGTCAAAGCCTACTTACTTGGCCTTGAAGACGGTACACCGAAAAGTGCGGAGTGGGCCTGTCGTCAGTCGAATATACCTGCAGAAAAAATTCGAAAACTGGCTAAAAAGATGGCCTCCTCTCGCACATTTATTACTACTGCGGCGGGCGTTCAGCGTGGTGAGCACGGTGAACAGCCTCTTTGGGCGACGGTAACTCTGGCCTCAATGCTCGGTCAAATCGGTTTACCTGGCGGTGGTTTTGGTATCGCTTACGCGTCCGACGGTAGCATTGGACTGATGGATCGGCCAATTCAGTGGCCTTCTTTCCCGCAAGAAAGAAACGCGGTGGATTCTTTTATTCCTGTGGCAACTATCGCTGATATGCTACTTCATCCGGGAGAAAAATACGACTATAACGGTAATAAACTAACGTTTCCGGACATCCGATTGATCTGGTGGGCCGGAGGAAATCCTTTTCATCATCACCAAGATATTAACCGGCTAATTAAAGCATTTCAGCAGCCTGAAACGATCATTGTCAATGAAATAAATTGGACAGCAACAGCTAGGCATGCCGATATTGTTTTTCCGGTGACGACTACACTCGAAAGGACCGATATTGGCGGCGGCCAACGGGATAACGCATTAATTCCGATGCCCAAGATAATTGATCCCATTGGTCAAGCCAGAGATGAATACGATATCTTCACGTCGATTGCCAAGTACCTAGGCTTTGAAAGGGAATTTACGCAGGGTAAGAGTTCACATGAATGGCTGCAAGAAATGTGGAGTAATATTTGCCAGTCTGCGTGCAAAGATAACGTGAAACTACCCGATCTGAGTGAATTCTTAGAGGGGGACGTTATTGAATTTACGGACCCCGCTCCAGATTCGATTCTGTTCTCAAGTTTTAGGCAAGATCCGGAGCGGCACCAACTGATGACACCTAGTGGAAAAATAGAGCTATATTGCGAGAAAATAGCCTCCTTTGAATATAAAGATTGTCCAGGACAGGCAACATGGATACCTCCTACAGAATGGTTAAATTCAAACCTGGCCGAGACCTATCCTTTCCATCTGATATCCGGTCAGCCTAAAGCACGGTTGCACAGTCAGCTTGACTCCGGAGCGTATAGCCAAAGCCAAAAAATTCAGGGCAGAGAGCCGATCTTGATCCATCCTGATAATGCGGCGGGTCTAAATGTTAAGGACGGTGATATCGTTACCGTATTTAACGCTAGGGGATCTTGCCTTGCGGGTGTAGTTGTTACCGATGGAATTCGACTGAATACCGTCTATTTATGTACGGGGGCTTGGTACGACCCTGCTGACCCAATGCAAGAGAGTACGCTGGACAAGCATGGCAACCCTAACATGTTGACACATGACCGAAGGACTTCTCGTTTATCACAAAGTACTGCGGCGCATAGTGCTCTTGTTAATATAAAAAAATATATAGGGGATTTACCACCAATTACGGCTTACCAGCCACCTTTACAAGGGCACCTAGAAAAACCTCGTAGGCCGGCAGTTCCGTTGAGTAAAATCGACAATGTCTGA
- a CDS encoding GntR family transcriptional regulator, producing MKTFDNLKITPKSVREQAYEQIRELILNGSFPAGMRLDLVELCNTFGISKTPLTEALQKLTRDGLVTVKPRSGTFVSELDPADLEETFGFRLVIELGASEMILQHITDKQIHKLKAMNRSMQKILDKKPGNEELFEFLKLDASFHDLLITSSGNRLISDHYRQVNSLLLVMRMRDAYSMEQYQISVTDHEKIINSLINRDCTELKCSMKNHIMNAKLNLLEALSS from the coding sequence ATGAAAACGTTTGATAACTTAAAAATTACACCAAAATCTGTTCGGGAACAGGCCTATGAACAGATACGAGAACTTATTCTGAACGGTAGTTTTCCAGCGGGGATGCGTTTGGACCTAGTCGAGCTGTGTAACACTTTTGGAATTAGTAAAACCCCTCTTACTGAAGCACTACAAAAGCTGACAAGAGACGGGTTGGTGACAGTAAAGCCAAGGAGTGGCACTTTCGTTAGCGAACTTGATCCAGCAGACTTGGAGGAAACTTTTGGATTTCGTCTCGTTATTGAGCTGGGCGCATCTGAGATGATCCTTCAACATATAACTGATAAACAAATTCATAAATTGAAAGCTATGAATCGTAGTATGCAAAAAATATTGGACAAAAAACCTGGCAATGAAGAGCTGTTCGAATTTTTAAAGCTGGATGCAAGCTTTCATGACCTTTTGATTACCTCCTCTGGAAACCGCCTAATTTCGGATCATTATCGGCAAGTAAATTCACTGTTGTTGGTGATGCGAATGCGTGATGCGTACAGCATGGAGCAATACCAAATAAGCGTAACTGATCACGAAAAAATAATAAATTCACTAATTAATCGTGATTGCACCGAGCTAAAGTGTAGTATGAAAAACCATATCATGAACGCGAAACTAAACCTGCTCGAAGCGCTTTCTTCATAG
- a CDS encoding transposase: protein MGIPRALAALLNQRGIHFCMRVEKRGDNGFACVCDFLRSGLPEQVVTLRAPDRCDVADFGCPVTPKTVRLVRHQTPGGGVLMTNALDQIHFPAEAFGDLYHRRWSIEEAFKRLKHKLNLEHVSGLSRQAVNQDFAAKILCDNLEALVTLAARQTHPVPEQRRINRAYVHTVLKPLLPALLLGIAAASWLQDAMALIARRTFLHREGLSKPRKPRPKPHKFMSQ from the coding sequence GTGGGTATCCCGCGCGCGCTGGCCGCGCTGCTGAACCAGCGCGGCATCCACTTCTGCATGCGCGTCGAGAAGCGCGGTGACAATGGCTTTGCCTGCGTGTGCGACTTTCTGCGTTCGGGGCTGCCCGAACAGGTCGTAACACTGCGGGCGCCGGACCGCTGCGATGTCGCAGACTTCGGCTGCCCCGTCACGCCGAAGACCGTCCGCCTGGTGCGCCACCAGACGCCGGGCGGCGGGGTGCTGATGACCAATGCTCTGGATCAGATCCATTTCCCGGCCGAGGCTTTTGGCGATCTCTACCATCGACGCTGGAGCATCGAAGAGGCCTTCAAACGGCTCAAGCATAAACTCAATCTCGAGCATGTCTCCGGGCTGTCGCGGCAGGCGGTGAATCAGGACTTCGCCGCCAAGATCCTGTGTGACAATCTGGAAGCCCTGGTCACGCTGGCGGCCCGGCAAACGCATCCAGTGCCGGAACAGCGGCGTATCAACCGGGCTTACGTCCATACCGTGCTGAAGCCTCTGCTGCCTGCACTGCTGCTGGGCATCGCGGCCGCCTCATGGCTACAGGATGCGATGGCCCTGATTGCCCGGCGGACCTTCCTACATCGGGAGGGGCTGTCGAAACCGCGCAAGCCAAGACCCAAGCCGCATAAGTTCATGAGCCAGTAG
- a CDS encoding enoyl-CoA hydratase: MRDKDTQTPVLTRENRHGVVTLCLNNPAKFNTLSEAMMTALQRELDTIRTDESVRCVVLSGQGKAFCAGHDLREMRSKPDIKYYQALFQQCGQLMQSIVNLPVPVIARVHGIATAAGCQLVASCDLAIASQSARFAVSGINVGLFCSTPAVALSRNIAPKRAFDMLTTGGFIDAPTALEWGLISEVVADNALDAALAAKVETITSKSPSAIRIGKSMFYQQQQMPLEKAYKYAGDVMAGNMMEQDAGEGIDAFLEKRTPIWK, encoded by the coding sequence ATGCGCGACAAGGATACACAGACCCCTGTTCTTACCCGGGAGAACAGACACGGTGTCGTTACTCTGTGTCTGAATAATCCAGCCAAGTTCAACACCCTGTCCGAAGCAATGATGACAGCACTGCAGCGCGAACTGGACACGATACGAACCGACGAGAGTGTGCGCTGCGTTGTATTGTCCGGCCAGGGTAAAGCCTTTTGTGCCGGCCATGACCTGAGAGAAATGCGCTCCAAGCCCGACATCAAATACTATCAGGCCTTGTTCCAGCAATGCGGCCAGCTCATGCAGAGCATTGTAAACTTGCCGGTGCCGGTCATCGCCCGGGTGCACGGTATCGCCACCGCTGCCGGTTGCCAGCTGGTTGCTAGCTGTGACCTAGCAATAGCCTCGCAGTCTGCGCGTTTTGCGGTTTCCGGTATCAACGTGGGGCTATTTTGCTCCACTCCGGCCGTCGCGCTCTCGCGCAATATTGCGCCCAAACGAGCTTTCGATATGCTGACCACCGGCGGCTTTATTGATGCCCCAACAGCGCTGGAATGGGGCTTGATCAGTGAAGTCGTCGCCGATAATGCGCTTGATGCGGCGCTGGCGGCGAAAGTTGAGACAATTACAAGCAAGAGCCCCTCGGCTATCCGCATTGGCAAGTCAATGTTTTATCAGCAACAGCAAATGCCACTGGAAAAGGCCTACAAATATGCCGGTGATGTGATGGCAGGCAATATGATGGAGCAGGATGCGGGTGAGGGAATCGATGCTTTTTTAGAAAAAAGAACTCCCATTTGGAAATAG
- a CDS encoding OsmC family protein — MSQHKSEISWSYKEHELEKETYSRNHVVSLNGGQNVNVSASVEFKGDERCADPEQMLISALASCHMLFFLAIAEIQGYRVESYKDSPVGFLEKSDGGMAVTRIELSPRVIFGGDKSIDEKSLTRLHNSAHRSCFIRNSIKADVSIKVVL; from the coding sequence ATGTCACAACATAAATCTGAAATATCCTGGTCTTACAAAGAACACGAGCTGGAAAAAGAAACCTACTCCAGAAATCATGTTGTCAGTTTGAATGGCGGGCAGAACGTCAATGTTTCTGCCTCTGTCGAGTTCAAGGGTGATGAACGGTGTGCAGACCCGGAGCAGATGCTGATTAGTGCACTGGCCAGCTGTCATATGCTGTTTTTTCTTGCGATCGCGGAAATACAGGGCTATAGGGTTGAGTCCTATAAAGACTCGCCCGTCGGGTTTCTGGAGAAGTCAGACGGTGGTATGGCGGTTACCCGCATCGAACTGTCACCACGCGTGATTTTTGGTGGTGACAAGTCCATTGATGAAAAATCACTCACCCGCCTGCATAACAGCGCTCACCGCAGTTGCTTTATCAGAAACTCCATTAAGGCCGATGTCAGTATCAAGGTCGTTCTTTAA
- a CDS encoding HpcH/HpaI aldolase family protein, protein MSTLTNPLKQKLAAGIPVFGTAVTAPSPHLMRTLVACGFDWLMIDLEHGPIGPESTQAMINATLESSCTPLVRLAAGEKWMAKMALDSGALGLFFPLIMDAGEANCAIRSATYPPAGNRGFGPIHAGYRWQMSMTEYARDADDAILKIIMIEHLDAVDRLEEILSVSGIDLVFIAPYDLSQSLGLAGQFDHPRVKETLMLAERAVQAAGIPLGGFAGSLEAGQEMLARGYTLLMFGYDSMLIENALTPVLQKLRNQTGPDAARLQEGSLR, encoded by the coding sequence ATGAGCACACTGACGAATCCATTGAAGCAAAAGCTGGCCGCAGGCATCCCCGTTTTCGGCACCGCGGTAACGGCTCCCAGCCCGCATCTGATGCGAACATTGGTGGCATGCGGCTTCGATTGGCTGATGATCGACCTTGAGCACGGTCCTATCGGGCCGGAGTCCACCCAGGCCATGATTAATGCCACCCTGGAGTCCAGCTGTACGCCACTGGTGCGGCTCGCTGCCGGCGAAAAGTGGATGGCGAAAATGGCGCTGGATTCAGGCGCTCTGGGGCTGTTCTTCCCTCTCATCATGGACGCGGGGGAAGCCAACTGTGCGATTAGGTCAGCAACCTACCCCCCCGCGGGTAATCGGGGCTTTGGGCCTATACATGCAGGCTATCGCTGGCAAATGAGCATGACCGAATATGCCCGGGATGCCGATGATGCCATCCTGAAGATCATCATGATTGAGCACCTGGATGCCGTCGACCGACTTGAGGAGATACTCAGCGTCAGTGGTATCGATCTTGTCTTTATCGCCCCCTATGATCTCTCTCAGAGCCTTGGGCTGGCCGGGCAATTCGATCACCCGCGGGTAAAAGAGACCCTGATGCTAGCAGAGCGTGCAGTACAGGCAGCCGGCATCCCTTTGGGCGGCTTTGCCGGTTCCCTTGAAGCCGGCCAGGAAATGCTGGCCCGCGGATACACGCTGCTGATGTTCGGTTACGACAGTATGCTGATTGAGAACGCTCTCACGCCCGTGCTGCAGAAACTGCGTAACCAGACCGGTCCTGACGCAGCACGCCTTCAGGAAGGCAGCCTGCGGTAG
- the dmpG gene encoding 4-hydroxy-2-oxovalerate aldolase yields the protein MSTRKPVKIIDTTLRDGSHAVHHQFSAEDITRICKGLEAGGVYAAEVSHGAGIGGSTLQFGRARLSDRDMLTTAAAALKNTKLAVLLVPGLGTMEDLKVAKECGVEIVRIAVHCTEIDVAIQHVKLAKEIGLEVCAFFMMTHMISADELLGYMKEAESYGVDYIYMADSAGAMVPEDIAVRVKLLKKELNVPIGLHCHNNLGLAIGNSVVGYEAGLDFIDATLQGLGPGSGNTPTEPLVAVLNKMKVDSGCNLYALMDTGDKYVKPLIQHTIQVTNQSLILGYAGIYSSFYQKALDIAEEYDLDPRDIFVRLGDLKVIGGQEDMILDIAYKMAQERKAAS from the coding sequence ATGTCCACACGCAAGCCGGTTAAAATCATCGACACCACGCTCCGCGATGGTAGCCACGCCGTCCATCATCAATTCTCCGCCGAGGACATCACGCGCATCTGCAAAGGCCTGGAGGCCGGTGGTGTCTACGCGGCAGAAGTCAGTCATGGCGCTGGCATTGGTGGCTCTACCCTGCAATTTGGCCGCGCCAGGCTTTCCGACCGCGACATGCTGACAACGGCTGCAGCAGCACTGAAGAACACCAAGCTCGCCGTACTGCTGGTGCCGGGCCTTGGCACCATGGAAGACCTTAAGGTCGCCAAGGAATGCGGGGTCGAGATTGTTCGCATCGCGGTTCACTGTACCGAGATTGATGTCGCCATTCAGCACGTCAAGCTGGCCAAGGAAATTGGTCTGGAAGTCTGCGCCTTCTTCATGATGACGCACATGATCAGCGCGGATGAGCTGCTGGGCTACATGAAAGAGGCGGAATCTTACGGCGTGGATTATATCTACATGGCTGATTCAGCCGGCGCCATGGTGCCCGAAGATATCGCCGTGCGGGTTAAGCTACTCAAGAAGGAGCTCAATGTTCCCATCGGCCTACACTGCCACAATAACCTGGGGCTGGCCATCGGCAACTCCGTTGTCGGCTACGAAGCCGGGCTGGATTTTATCGACGCAACCCTGCAGGGCCTTGGCCCAGGCAGTGGCAACACTCCCACCGAGCCCCTTGTGGCGGTACTGAACAAGATGAAGGTGGACAGCGGCTGCAACCTTTATGCACTGATGGACACCGGCGACAAGTACGTCAAACCTCTGATTCAGCACACCATTCAGGTTACCAACCAGTCCCTGATTCTGGGTTACGCCGGCATCTACTCTAGCTTCTACCAAAAAGCCCTGGATATCGCCGAGGAATACGACCTCGACCCCCGAGACATTTTTGTCAGGCTGGGTGACCTGAAAGTGATTGGTGGCCAAGAAGACATGATTCTGGATATTGCCTACAAGATGGCTCAGGAACGCAAAGCCGCCAGCTGA
- a CDS encoding acetaldehyde dehydrogenase (acetylating) has product MGKVKVAIIGPGNIGTDLMYKVIKNDYLEMGAMIGIVPESEGLRRAQDMGITTSAEGIDFLKSNPDCAEIIFDATTASAHEKFNAPVINQLGKIAIDLTPAAVGKIVSPVVNMHDCLGENNVNLITCGGQATTPIVYTISQHVGIKYAEVVTTVASKSAGPGTRANIDEYSSTTAKALTTLGGADTAKVFTVFNPAEPASPMRNTIFCEPRGEFDIQVINTAVTEMVMAIQEYVPGYELTMEPIVNNGVITTTVSVSGAGDFLPSYAGNLDMETSSAIKVAEEYAKKLRN; this is encoded by the coding sequence ATGGGAAAAGTCAAGGTCGCAATTATTGGCCCGGGTAATATCGGAACCGACCTAATGTATAAGGTAATCAAAAACGATTACCTTGAAATGGGCGCAATGATTGGTATCGTACCTGAATCTGAGGGTCTCAGACGCGCACAGGATATGGGTATTACCACCTCGGCTGAGGGTATTGATTTTCTCAAGAGTAATCCTGATTGCGCCGAGATTATCTTCGATGCGACAACTGCATCGGCCCACGAAAAATTTAATGCCCCGGTGATCAACCAACTTGGCAAAATTGCCATCGACCTCACGCCTGCTGCCGTCGGAAAAATCGTGTCGCCGGTGGTCAATATGCATGACTGCCTGGGCGAAAATAATGTCAACCTGATCACCTGCGGCGGCCAGGCAACTACTCCGATCGTTTACACCATCAGCCAGCATGTGGGTATCAAGTACGCAGAGGTTGTTACCACCGTGGCCAGTAAGAGTGCGGGCCCCGGAACTAGGGCCAATATCGACGAGTATTCATCAACCACTGCGAAGGCACTTACCACGCTGGGCGGGGCGGATACGGCAAAGGTCTTCACCGTGTTTAACCCGGCCGAGCCTGCATCCCCCATGCGTAACACCATTTTTTGTGAACCCAGAGGCGAGTTCGATATTCAGGTGATCAATACCGCTGTCACGGAAATGGTCATGGCGATCCAGGAATACGTGCCGGGTTATGAGCTGACAATGGAGCCTATCGTGAATAATGGGGTGATAACAACAACTGTCAGCGTTAGCGGTGCCGGAGACTTTCTGCCCAGCTATGCCGGCAATCTGGATATGGAAACGTCTTCGGCCATCAAGGTCGCCGAAGAATACGCCAAGAAATTGCGCAACTGA